The Petrotoga mobilis SJ95 genomic sequence TTGGTCTAACTTTTACCCACTAATTTTAAATTTGACCAATCCCAAGTATTCATGCCATGCAGAAGAAGTTGCTTCTAGGAATCTCATATCTGGTAAGAAATCATACCATTTCAATTCTTCTCGGGAAATCTTATAATCTGTGGGAACGGGAACAACATCTATGTTTGTATAACTTTTGAAATAATTCATAGCCCTTGGTAAATGTATTGCACTTGTGATTAAATATATTTTTTGTACTTCATCGCTTTCCAATAGTGTAAGCGTAAATTCCGCATTTTGCTTTGTGTTTTTGGCAAGTGGTTCTACATAAATATCGTTTGGTTTGACTCCCATTTTTAGCAATTCTTCTTTCATTATTTGAGCTTCTGGTATCTCCGTGCCTAGGAGTTTCCCGCCAGTTACAACAATAGGAATCTGTAAATTTTTGTAAAGTAAGAAACCTTCATAAACCCTTTTCATAGCGCTATCAGATAACTCTCCGGATCCTTCCCTTGGGGTTTCAGGAATTATTCCGCCTCCAAGTACAACTATTACCCCTTTTTCTTGAGTATCATCCAACTGAGAAACATTCACAGGAGGATATCTATTTTCCAACGGTAAAACAATTATTTTTGCAAACCACCCAGAAGAAAATATATAGATTACAATGCAAACCATTAAAAGAGAAAAAGATAGTTTTTTCCTTCTTATTAGCCCAATGATTAAAAATATTATGCAGAGTGAGATAAAAATACCTGGAATTTCTATGAAAGATGTAAAAATATCATAAAATATAATAAGCCCCCCTAAAAATATATAAAATGAATGTACTCAACATTACATAGAAACCTAGTGGAACCTTGGTGACTTTCTTTTTTGTGTTCGATAAAATAATTAGGATTATGCTGATAATTAATACCGGAAATAT encodes the following:
- a CDS encoding YdcF family protein is translated as MDDTQEKGVIVVLGGGIIPETPREGSGELSDSAMKRVYEGFLLYKNLQIPIVVTGGKLLGTEIPEAQIMKEELLKMGVKPNDIYVEPLAKNTKQNAEFTLTLLESDEVQKIYLITSAIHLPRAMNYFKSYTNIDVVPVPTDYKISREELKWYDFLPDMRFLEATSSAWHEYLGLVKFKISG